Genomic segment of Panicum virgatum strain AP13 chromosome 9N, P.virgatum_v5, whole genome shotgun sequence:
GTCGGCGTCGCAGCGTACCCGCCGGGCCCGGCGCAGGGCCTGCCCGTGCGCCCGCAgcagctcggcgggggcgcCCCGACGGACGGGGACAGGAGCGGCTGGGCGGGCAACGACCCCAGCACGCTGCTCGTGGTGGCCACGCTGCTCACGGCGCTCGCCTACCTGCTCGGCCTCAGCATGCCCGGCGGCTACTGGCAGCAGGACACGCCGTCCAGGGACGGCAGGGTGGTGTACCGCGCCGGCGACCCCGTCATGCGCGACCTGCACCGGCCCAGGTACTGGGTGTTCAGGGCGGCGATCTGGGCGGGGGTCGCGAGCTCCATGGTGATGACGCTGAGCTTGCTGGTTCGGATGCCCGTGGGCTCGCGCCATGTGCTGTGGTCGTTCTCGGTGGCCTACTCCAGCCTCGTGCTCACCTTCATCGTGTCGCAGTCCAGGACGCATCTGTCGTTGGACATCCTCATCTGGGTGGCGGTTCTCGCCCTCATCTGGCTCGTCGTCAGCCACCATCCGGAGCGCCGGGCGCGCATCGTCCGGGCGATCTTCTGCTGCAACCGCGACAACTGAAAGAAACCTCTTGCCTGCTTTTGTGTGCCGTTCGTCCCTAGGTAAGCTTGCTTCGGTATTGGTAATGCTAGGCTTTTCTCAGGCAGTGAACCCAATGTAAACTTGTATCCATTTATTATCATACATGAAACTGGATATATTGCTAACTAGAAATAAAAATAGCACTCCGAGCAACTACAAAAgttgatctctaagaaaatgatcaCGATCCTGGTGTTCATTAATTGGACTGACTCTCTCATGCGGTTCACCCGGCCTGACCATAATGCATGATTCATGAATTATGTTATTTTGTACTGGTGATACGATGGTTAATAATTAACTGGCTTAGCTTAGTTGGTGAAATCAGACGAATAACTCTCGGAGCAAGTCGATCATTACCAAGTacctgttggaaatatgcgttTAAAGATACCAGATTTCAATTTGAGACAAAATATAAATAGCAACACTACTACTATCTCAAGTAGAAAAGAAAACCAATTGAATAAAACGAGCCGAAACATACTCATGTTAAATTCGATTACTCTTACCGATCAGCGCTCCGTCCTCATGAAGAGACGATGCAGTGCAGATTGTAGCAGCGTAGAACGTAGTCGAACAGCTTCGAGCGGTCGTGCAGCTGCGCTGCCCAGAAATCTTATTGCCGTCCCTCTTGCAGGCTTCACGACGGCAAGGGTTCGGAGATACCGCTCACCCTTCTCCTCAGTGCACGCCAAGGGAAGGGTCGGCGAGATCTAATAGCTCGACGACACAGCACAACAGAAAGTGAAAAATGGCAGGAGcaatccactttttttttcACCTGAATGTAGTCCACTTATATAGGCACGGCTGCCCTCAAAGAGCCGTTATCTCTTTGATTACGCCCATAAACGACATTAAAACACATTCAGGATGATCATGACAATTTACTAGGAATTATGGCATTAACCGGGCATTGATTAGCACCTAATCAGTCCACAACGGTTCATATGTGAGAGACATGTCTCGGCCGAGGAGGTCTCGAGCCGCTCGAGggtaccctcgagcgaggcggagattgagCGCGCTGCTGGAGGCCTCGGCTCGAGGGTAAGTCGCTatcctcgagcgaagcggagattgAGCGCGCTGCTGGAGGCCTCGACTCGAGCCGCTCGAGGGTaagtcgctaccctcgagcgaggcgaaaaTCGCTCCGCGGGTTTCCGGAGGCTTTGGTTGGGCCGTACCGCGCGCGTGTGCTTTGGAATTCTACTGAATGGTCTATAAATGGACCAAATTCCAACAGTAACAATCACGAGAAAAGTCGCAAGAGACTTGGCATGCAAGCTGTGCAAAGTAGGCTGCTGCGCAATCGAGTACATTCATAGATCTGTATAGATACATGACATGATTAGATTAGGGGTAAATTAGCACCTTCTTCATTTTGATGAGAACTATAGAATTCCACGGAAATtttatgtttttttcttttcctttgttGCTTGAAACATCTGTTTAGCACAATCCTAGACTCCGTAGTTATTAAAGCTGCTCTGAGATGTATAAATGTTTGATTCAAAAAAATTTTCCTACTTGCAACCTTCTAAGTTTCTAACAAATGTCACTTTAGAAAAAATCCATAGAAAATGACCTTCTTACTACAAAAGAAGGTCAATGACTAACTGCCGAGCTGGTCAGTAAAATGTAAAATGTCGCATAAAGATCATGCGATGCGTTAATGCGCCACAAAGCAGCCAATGATGAACCGGCGGACCGCCGACCTAATGACTTGATGAACATTGGCCAATGCTCCCTGATGATATTTCAATTGTAAAAGGAGAAGATCAGTGCAGTTTATCCAACACTACCACCACGTTGTTTGTTGTTTTAGACTGTTCATAAACTGAGGAAAGTGAAaagggtgtcatctttttagaAAAGGAATCGCAGTACAAGAAATGAAGAAAATAACAGAAAAACCAGCCGCCATGGGCCATGGCAAAAGGAATCATTCTCTGCCCATCTCCCACCAACCTATGAAACCTTGTCCCGTTTACAGCAAAGGTACCTAAGACCAGATGTCAATATCTAGTACTTAATCTCCAGTATACGTGTTCTGTGTGATGGATGCATAGTTGctgcaattataaaagaacCACAGAAGAGAAGGAGACCGGCGTTCATAGTAAACGGTAAAACCATAGGAAGGCCCTCGAGCATACGCTTTGGTCAATCACACACCAAACAATTCATGATTACGCCAGCACTACACGCATCCTTTAGAGACTATCTGCAATGCTAGGGAGACGTACACACCATTGGTACTTGGTTTATCCAAGCTCAGATCCTCAATTCGATGTTACAAATAAAGTTTGAATATACGGATGTGTCTCTAACAAAAAGTTCTTACAGTCAGTGATTTAACTGCATTTACAGTCGGTTCTTGCACATTCATAATTTCAGTTTTCACAAGATAAATTGCCTATAATTGCGGGTACTAAGCATGTTGGTCTGGCATTATTTGAGGCGCGTGGTAGTTGAACATTTCAGCACACCGTGTTCCGATCCAGTGTTACTTTAGGCTGGGCAGTAGCCAGTAGGAGTGCCGAGTGCACAAGTATACAAGATTCGCAAGTGGCATAAGCTGGGGACAAAAATAGTTGACTTGACCTGGAGCTGGGAAAACGCCGAGAGAGTCGTGtgcgtgtatatatatatgtgtgtgtggcGTGGATCATTCGTTCACTCCACTCGAAGCCAATAGCAGCGCTTCACTGATCGATAGTGCTCTTGATAAGGACTAATCGATCGCGTTAGCGTGCTCATGGATCattacccgccgccgcccgtgtaCGCAAGCGCATCGCCCACCCCGGGCAACGGCAACC
This window contains:
- the LOC120687521 gene encoding uncharacterized protein LOC120687521, coding for MDHQYPAMYPSAPPTPGNMETALVGVAAYPPGPAQGLPVRPQQLGGGAPTDGDRSGWAGNDPSTLLVVATLLTALAYLLGLSMPGGYWQQDTPSRDGRVVYRAGDPVMRDLHRPRYWVFRAAIWAGVASSMVMTLSLLVRMPVGSRHVLWSFSVAYSSLVLTFIVSQSRTHLSLDILIWVAVLALIWLVVSHHPERRARIVRAIFCCNRDN